The following DNA comes from Diorhabda carinulata isolate Delta chromosome 3, icDioCari1.1, whole genome shotgun sequence.
gaatattcaaaaaatagtcATTTCTGGTCTACCAACATATTTAtggtaaaacaaaaaagtttcaaaatcaaTCCATTTAATACAACATGTATTGGTGTGATCAGTGGTGATTCATATACAGTACAAATTAGTGTAATAAGTAAGTCccaaattattgtttttctacAAACGCTACTAATTTAATCAACCTGGTAATCAATTGATTGACTGTACAGTATTAAACAAATAGtaaattgttgaatttatttcagtttttaacaataataatatgaatattgaaagaGCATTGGATAACACTACTTACTGGGACcttttaaaaacgaaatttaaacatgtaaaaatataatattatttaggAATTTTTATAACATTGTATTTTAACCCTTCAAACAGAATATCTGTGTGGCAGACGGATTTAGTTTATAGATATGGTAATAAATCTCCCTAAGAAGCAAGAAGAGGGATAGGGTTTCATATGTGCCTCTTCTTACTTTTCACAGATACCAGATGTTCACTGCTTTTCACCAGACCAGGTTTTCCTATATTTGGCTGATAATAATTGCTCAAGTtgccttttttttaattattataactcTTGTGTTTGTCTGATAGTCAGCAATTATGTTCCACATTCTATTTAAaggataaataatttttaataagtttctgttacCTATAAACTGTCTTATGAACtaagtaacaaaaaaagtaaGATGTGgttaataaatgtaaaaaaaagaaactaaattCCCATATCCATCTGTGAGACGGATGTTCCTTAACATGTTCTGTGTGAAGAATTAAATTACCTATCCAATCTCCCAGAAAGAATAagcttttcaaattttgaaacatttatcaTCATTGCTGTATTTCTATTTGTCTCCACATTATAATCTATAGCCTCCTTCAAGAAATGAattcaacattaaaatattttttcaatttgaaccAGTAGTCCCTGAGATTAGCTGGTTTGTACAAAGAAACAAACTCTTCAGTTGtataatatttgttaatgaaaaagcggttttataaaaataaagatataattTTGTAGTAATACTTTTCAACTATTTGTTTAAAACTGACATTAAAGTTGaaatcattagaaaaataagtattttcgatttttcaaaatagacattttgtAGATATGGATTTTTGGAAATTACTGATGCTGGGAATTggtacatttatatttttatctgcAGATACTCTGAGTAAAAATACATTCTTTCATTATGTAACAGGTATTACATTTGGTGTATGTGCATCAGTGCTGgttctaatatatttcataagTAAGATATTTCCAAGGGtatgtacatttattttttattattcagtcCACAACTTTTACgtaatataatttattagttCCATTGTTATTGTAGAAACCTTTTATGTATGGAGTTCTTGGAATGGGATGGTCTTTGGTAATATACATCTCAAGATTACTATGGGAAAACATACAAGTTGTggtaaaatattacaaattttatgttaCATGGTATATCCTGTTCACAGGATTAGTGAGTTTCATATGTGAGTactattatcaataaattgaataaaatttcacctacattttccaatttttgcaGTGTGCTACAGATGGGGTCCTGTAGAAAATCAACGCACCATCAATTTGATAAAATGGTCCCTGCAATGTGTGGGGTTATGCTTAATTTTTAACAGTAGTAGTTATCAAGAAGCTGCAACGGCTCAAATAGTGATATTACTGATAAGTTACCATTTACCACAAAAATGGAAATTGGCACCTAAAACCTACTGGTACATCAAATTCTATTTGTGAATCTATTCAAATTAGTacttgtaataatttttagctcagattaatttgtgaaattaccTACAAATTAGGGATTGAAATGCATTGCAATATTTATTGTGTACCTTCATCAAAGTTGTTTTTAGCATCTACATCTCCATTTTTAAACTTCCAATGAACTCCAGTATTTGTTCTGACTTCAAGAAGATTAGATATAAATTTCTATAGGTTAttttgtcgaagcatttttctgTATATCCCTTGTGAAGTGAACATCTTCTGCACACAATCTACATTTGTCAGTTACTGCTAAACCAGTGAGGGTGAGAAGGTGAAACTCGATCTAGCAGTATCAAAGTGCCAAAGAAAATCTTTGGAGTGATTCCCAGCCTGGGATTGCttcttttttggttttcttctcttttgaaaattctttcttATTGGAGTATTTTTCTGTACTACTGAAAGGATTTGGAACAAGGCGTTTGTACTCTTATTATTgctgctatatatatatatatatatatatatatatatatatatatatatatatatatatatatatatatatatatatgaattttgaaaagtattgatttaataatatgatattattCCAAATGGAACTACAGATACCAACAACGAATCAGTGTTGATAGCACCATCTAATAGTTATGTATAgaatgagaaaatttaaaacaaagatTAGAAAGGAAATTGTAGATACAGTTAGTAAATGAATTTTCTGGCCTTGAAGGCATCCCAATTAGTTCTTTAATGTTGATCCAATACTAATATGATCATTTCGGAATAGACACATAACATAATAATAGATAAAGGTtcagatgaaaatatatttgataacatATATGAAATTCTTAATGAGAACCACAGACCACGTaagcaaatttttatttggttaaataaatatgaatataatcaTTCAGCAGATATACTGCAAATAGATTCTGTCATTCTGATTTTCGACctcataaatatttagtttctcAGAATTTCTTCGAATTTGTAAGTAAATATAATGCAATGTATTGTTTATAGGAAAAATATCTTTTGCTTGTTGTGTTCATCATGATTTGTTAACTTTCTCGGCTATAATTAGTCTAGGTAACAGAATTTAAATATAGATTATACTAGGGTTGTCAGGCAACAAGAAAAAGTCACCAGAGGCAAGATCTGATGAATATGGTGGGTAGCCAATCAATTTCAAGTGGAGAATTGTTATGATGGAAAatcactttctttttcttcaattgtgGTCACTTAAGTTACTTTGATTCCTGCGTGACCAGGAACCATGACTTATTCTTATCTATTTTACCAAGTTTTTTTCTGCATTCCTATGTCAGTTTTGTATCAATTACTTGATAGCTCTGTGCTTTGATAGCTGCTTGACTATCATGATGtaacataaaaaacatttctgatagtttttttttcatgtatcTTATAATTTCAAGGTAATGTTAcataatattgatttatattgctatttgttcaaaaaatttatttcgcaataaaataattttgttccataacacatttttctatataatgtaGGAAAAAGAAATTTCCACCAAAGATAAAATTACTTACTAACGAAGAATATTATCAGCAAGGAGTTGTTGAGACTGCAAAAGCTTTAAACTCATTAAGACAGTACTGTTCAAGTCCCGAATGCAACCAATGGGAAACTGTTTTAAAATTGAGCGATGTGAAGAGGTAAGTACTCGGTGAAGTTAAATATTTCTCAAACTTGTGGAAAGTATAGCTACAAATCTTTATGTCCTGGATATTTTATATCAGAATGACATAGATCAAAAACACCTAGATACACATAGTTGAAAATAACAACACATTgtacattttaatataaaattttatattttattttatcttatctTATAGTCTTTCCAAAGTCAGTTTATATAGATGATACCAGGATCATCTGATAATTTGCATTTAAGCCCTATAGATACTTCAAAAACTTGACAAACAAATATAAAGCTATAGGCatctgtgaaaaaatttaatttgctacAAATCGAAGATGTTTACAATATCAGTGGTAGATAGGAAAATTTCTGGGtcccaaatattaaaattaaaatacatgGGCGATGTGTAACTAGGAAGTTTTCGATTTATTACAATCGTAAGTAAATTATTTGTTGTAGGTTTGCTTCTTTTATGGAAGGTAATTCTCATCTTAGTGACGAGGAAGTATTGGAATAtgattcatttattcaaaatttgactgATGACGAGGAACACAATGAACTGACTGATGAAGAagattgaaaattgtttattgagaTTTAAAATGAGccaataaagtattttttgcatatattttcatttctctgAGAAATAAGTTTCTAATCAATAGAATACACATGGAAAAATTGcagaacaaatttatttaatttgattgttAATAACAGTATGTTTAGGAAGCACATAGCTTATAGTCACACTGTACTTAGTAATTCATCACTTTAAAGGGTTGTATCGCTCTAATTCAGTTTTAGAagtacgaggtgtggctattaagtaacgagactagtgctgctacagaaaaagtacgcatgtTCCAAAGGTTAGCGACTATCAGCTGTTTAGGCTGAAGCCTACTCTTTCGTGTGCGAAGTCTACcttgtctgtagacaaaccagtgtagccgagGCCTTCGTTTGTATAGGAGGTGTTTTTTTGGTTTGCCATATAATAGAGCTGCGcattattgtgaaatttcacatgaaacttgaaaaaactggaacttataatttattgaaacaggAGTATGGCAATGAATGTTGGTCGCAACCAAGTGTTAATAGTGGTTAAGTGGTTAAAATTTCAAGATGGCCTAGAAGATGCTGGAgctgaaaatatagaaaaagtcTCTAATCTTGTTCGATCTTTCCGTCGGCTAAGTATTCGTACCATTGCTGAATCAATCAGAATTGACAAAGAACGCGGCacattttacatgaaaattgtAACATGCTAAAAGTGTGTGCAAAAGGTAATAACATGAGAAAaatcaaatctgcattaaaagtaacaagatttgagtctgtCGAAGCCGTGAAAGAAAAAGCGGTGGGGGTCCTGAAGGAACTGACAAAAAAATACTTGTTTCGAATAATGGAATATCCGCATCGATCGATGTAAGGATAGAGGAggggtatatatatatatagcccttattacaaaaaatcaataaaattataagtataagcattgtataaagaataggatagtaggTTAACCTTATGAAGATATCATTTGACGAGGTGGACGCCACCAATAGATGGCAGTGGAGAGTTGGCGTCCACAGCACGTCTTTTCTTACTGTACTGTCGTAGCTTGAATTACGTGTTTTCTTAGCTTTGGTCGCCGAATTACCCCAATATTAGATggcgccaaaattatttaaaatattatattcaacccTTAAGCTGTGTTGTAAAGTCTTATTTTGGGTGCCTATATCAAAGTTGCAatttgagttcattattgtattgtgtTCGTTGAGTTTCGTTAGTTGTgcatttggtttatttttttatttgagaatctttgaacttggatatatatttcatttttaagttaagtggatattattacaattaatatacatCACTACTCtcttaatatattcaaattataagaggCGCTAGATGTATAAATGttagacaattatttttcataaaggaataaaaaatagtgagtGTGAATAAATGACTGTTTCCAAATgttcaatagttttttctgataatgagtttatttgtattatggtCGCATTGCATATTATACGAGTACAATGATTTATTACAAATTCCAAATCCATTCAATCTTATAACTTATCAAAAGTACTTGAATCATACCTAAACTTAAACTTAGAAGCCACCTTTATAGTAAAGACAAACAGAATAgaattaaacatttttgaaaatatttcaaacttatacATAAACACAACTAATCGAATACAAAGGActgaactttaatatttcacaaGAATTGAAAtagtatgttttgttatttttttatgtttatgaactAAGCACATAATAATAAGGTAGTGTGACTGtgtgtttatatttgaaaattatcctGTCAATAAAGCAAAAATTTCACCTGTTCAAATATATATAGactgtttttttatcatatattataaTATGGTTATAATACTATATTCTATGCCATAACAGATTGACAAAATAGTAACACttagggaaaaaattataatttcctccattctcaagttatatttgcaaattatgcttttgttttatccagcatagaatgtttgaatgaaataatatcaaatactagttttatttgaatacaaatctactatagacatgtaccaacaaatcttcgatacGACGCTTCGTACCTTCACGAGGTAaacatataggtttttaatgaggatatgcttatttattataattattagtcaatttaagcGATATAGCACACTTTTTTCTCGAATAACTAACATCACTaatgattattcttaaataCGTTTCTGTCGTAGATACTcgttttgattttgtcaaaaaatgtactgAGAGCTTTACTTTAAACATTACCGGGTGTTTTCGACATAAAGAACTTTTTTAACCAATGTAATGTCCCTCCATAATATAATCACCATTTTTGTCCATTGTTCATTTTTGTCCTCGTATCTACTAAGGGTAAGAATATAGTAATGCAATATACCATCTTACGATTGTTGagtactttcaataaaaaagaattttagtttcaattttattatatatattgcaaaaaacacatttaacaagagataattttatttgctaGTAAGTACCCGCTTTTATGACCATACATACTTGGTTCAGATAAGTAGACCTTTTGCCTGCTTTTATTATACCATATTAAACAAACAGATGGTTTTGTAAGCATTTTGTACTCATtgtgaaatataatttctgaaagtTGAAGGTGGCAAAAAGCTcatcaaatacatttttccaGTCGCActtatgaatgaatttatcatcccaacaaatattgatgttagttatttatttcacgatttacctatccataacttcctacagtgataatagaaacagcctatttaaaattatagaacaaattaattatttctaaaaaatgttatgtataaaaaatcCTGGAGAAgagcaatttatattttcaactgtaGTAGTTGGTGTCTTTTTTGTAacgttataaatatattaaatatgacgccttggatatattttttaatggtatatattttttgcattgcactttaataggttataatttcaaaaatatatgattcaTGCTTGATTTACCTATAAcagatttgtgaataaaataattttgttaaattagtaccagtagtaatataaatatatttaactcaacaatgagctcagttttaacatttctatattgtggtcaatccaaaaagtataaagagataatacaataaataatattttcgattattataactttttgcTCTCCAATGTGAAACCAATACCGGTCCTGGGTTAGTTGGTACACTTATCGGTAAGGATGAGGCCATTGTATAAATATCTTTACACAATGATAAAACTGACAAAATGATTATAAGTAGGTATTTTAGATTTATGCCCgttattgaaataaaagaaattcaagtttttgaacataaaaaatactttaccataagcattacaataaatatgtatgttaacATTGATGTTCCATATTTCATGTAATGCTGTTTTGGCAAACCTAAGCCAGAAATCACTAAGAAATAAGCTGATCTGCAGCAAACatttcagtgaaaatattagtCAATCTAAAAGATTGCCTACTACTGCTGTACCATTCCGCTACAAAAATGATGAAGGTTCAGAAAATGAATCGTATAATCggaaaatttggatgaacaaATAATCCAATTGAATGTTTCCTCACATCCACAAACATATttaaatagtgattttattgCCCCGATTCATTCCAGAAACATTGACATGACAGATAGTTCTATCAGTTACCATGAAGATGAAGAGTGATTGAAAGAGTTAGAAAACCTTCCATCTTGTTCTATGGGAATTGGAGGTAGGAAGCAGTCAttgcaagaaaaaaatgaacggttGAGAAAGGAACTAACCAATGCAATGTGATTACTTGACCCAAAAATATCTAGAAGTCATCGCGAGTAGATTCTACATGAACTACATTTTTGGGATTTTACAGTCTTCTGGTTGTTTAGTGGATTTGGTCCATTTCTTTCTGTCCATGTCAAAATTAAGAgctactttttatatattttctttataacacaGTTCGAATAGGTCGGGtactggttataaaaaaaataatttccagaaaacaaaaatattagaatgttAATAATGTTCGGAAGCAACACTATCAtactttttaacaaacattttgagaatttgaaaaaattttaaaattacaataaatttactcaattTGTTGGCCATTCGAATTTCCCACTAACAATGTTGTAGCTGTAAAATGCACAAGGAATATAAACAGGACCGTACTACTTgtagtttctgataattttttcaaacgctcagtctataattattataattttatatcaacaatttcataaaaagtgtagttattattgttactttatttaatGTTTCTGTtggatattttctaataaattcatttactaaaactttgagtgttttatttagttatctaATATGAAGGATGCAATTACCTCAGAGCAAAAATCCGTGATTCAGACTTTTATgccaaaattaacatttttttatttatattcatttctttcaatttattcataatgtacTTCATAACTTGAAATCCGTCTGTTTACAATTTAACTGAAAGTCCAAGAATTAGGTAATGCCATAAGATATTTATTGCCCCACCGACCTCTGACCTGTTAGAACCCTcatgctaaaaaattatcatctaggTATCTTTAGAATTATAAGCAACAAATAGATTTAGTAAGTTCCGAATATCGACGATGGCATTTCTTCAAGAAAGGGCATATTGCATAATTGAAGAATTCTAAAatgtcattaattgaattattagttCGATATTGTATTAAGatacatttagtatatttcatctCGTTACGTTTAAAACATTAGTATAGTTAGAACTTTTtacaagttattgtttttgattttatcaaatatattaatacagtacGAAAGCGgcacaaaatcaaaaatatttttcccaggaAGAAAGGGGAAATGGATAAAcataaatcaactgaaagttaaaaaaaaacatacaaaatagccAGAAATTATTCTTTCAcctcttcaaaatatcatcaaaatatgaatgtttcaaaaatacattcatcGCTGAGGTTCAGAAAtcgcaaattcatattatttcagtcaccaaagaaaagtatatattttatatacctttGTGCAAGGATCCTTCTTTCTATCccaaatttaagtgattaacagattaatgaaaaattatttgtttcatttgctaGTGCTACACAAACtcattacaaaaatctttttttatacattgaaattggtGACAAATAAATAGTACtgagaaaaagtttattttcggtTCGAGATGAATACATGctataacattattagaaacatgatatttcaaaatacgccCTATCTATCTATTGTAAAGATTCCTATTGAATAGGTAATTTGTGTCACtttcgtaataaa
Coding sequences within:
- the LOC130891134 gene encoding nuclear envelope integral membrane protein, with the translated sequence MFNFIFIFNTLTLIQFSSAAYGSTVHYLEHGETFHFEPYSKGLELQTFCYKGRKKSIIYIWQSVLFQLNHPNEDYTLYEGSTPENVELEYSKNSHFWSTNIFMVKQKSFKINPFNTTCIGVISGDSYTVQISVINMDFWKLLMLGIGTFIFLSADTLSKNTFFHYVTGITFGVCASVLVLIYFISKIFPRKPFMYGVLGMGWSLVIYISRLLWENIQVVVKYYKFYVTWYILFTGLVSFILCYRWGPVENQRTINLIKWSLQCVGLCLIFNSSSYQEAATAQIVILLISYHLPQKWKLAPKTYWKKKFPPKIKLLTNEEYYQQGVVETAKALNSLRQYCSSPECNQWETVLKLSDVKRFASFMEGNSHLSDEEVLEYDSFIQNLTDDEEHNELTDEED